The Novipirellula artificiosorum genome includes a window with the following:
- a CDS encoding pilus assembly protein N-terminal domain-containing protein: protein MKTRSRRRALLSLLVMAVASPGYAGEPSAATAAAPTTSMRMLPPLPLQPIQTVSHDADSRSRVQANPFYVDDSAGNVDNAILLASGDDAPAVRLKPIGAAIGLHPIGSPKIPGAEMLIESVPLPAVQTNPLIESVHHENNDLVNADVEVTFRPPVKHGSGSAPPSADVATESHAPADTQALVPMEPAESEMAESEPICFSFSDSSDSMTIEARTESADSFASHLQKPIGPEPVADQPLVKQRLDIVPVVLDEQPSVTEAIDTDLVHESNDVDSSSMVGGPSVLAMPPMATDHEPNSAEPILMMEPEDLLQAPVREALMLGEGQQANQLLKKRYRPPVAVESPPASFQRPELDATASIVRPTVQAVRAPVLTENSNRDRGAATEFKHGTQPLAGTGTHNKPTPLYISRAQVRSLTIQGELRRVSVGDQSVCRALASGSNQIKLIGAGNGVTRLVVWADTADASPTKVRHFDIHVQDAVDASGDAVGDKVSMLNRTIGETFPSSNVQVQQEGNDLVIRGHCTSEETAKKIVRMVRKTCLIPVRDELNVR from the coding sequence ATGAAAACTCGGTCTCGCCGACGAGCTCTGCTAAGCTTGTTGGTGATGGCTGTGGCTTCACCTGGCTATGCCGGTGAACCGTCAGCAGCCACGGCAGCAGCGCCGACGACGTCGATGCGGATGCTGCCACCGTTGCCGCTGCAACCGATCCAAACGGTGAGCCACGATGCCGATTCGAGAAGTCGAGTTCAGGCCAATCCGTTCTATGTCGATGACTCGGCAGGAAACGTTGACAATGCGATCTTGCTTGCTTCGGGGGACGACGCGCCGGCGGTTCGGCTAAAACCGATTGGTGCTGCGATTGGGTTGCATCCGATCGGAAGCCCCAAGATACCCGGTGCCGAGATGTTGATTGAATCCGTACCGCTTCCGGCGGTACAGACCAATCCATTGATCGAGTCGGTGCATCACGAAAACAATGACCTGGTCAATGCCGACGTGGAAGTGACCTTCCGCCCGCCAGTCAAACATGGTTCGGGATCGGCTCCGCCTTCGGCGGACGTTGCAACGGAATCACACGCTCCGGCGGATACGCAAGCCTTGGTCCCGATGGAGCCAGCGGAAAGCGAAATGGCCGAATCCGAACCGATTTGTTTTTCGTTTTCTGATTCTTCGGATTCGATGACGATTGAGGCACGCACCGAATCTGCCGATTCCTTTGCGAGCCACCTGCAAAAGCCAATCGGGCCAGAACCCGTGGCGGATCAACCGTTGGTCAAGCAGCGGTTGGACATCGTTCCCGTCGTTCTCGACGAGCAACCCTCGGTAACCGAAGCGATCGACACGGACTTGGTCCACGAATCAAACGATGTCGACTCGTCAAGCATGGTAGGCGGTCCAAGTGTATTGGCCATGCCACCGATGGCAACGGACCATGAACCCAACTCGGCCGAACCGATCCTGATGATGGAACCCGAGGACCTGCTACAGGCTCCCGTGCGAGAAGCATTGATGCTGGGTGAGGGGCAACAAGCCAACCAACTACTCAAGAAACGCTATCGGCCACCGGTTGCGGTCGAGTCGCCGCCGGCAAGCTTCCAACGACCTGAACTTGATGCAACGGCATCCATCGTTCGGCCGACGGTACAAGCGGTCCGGGCACCGGTGTTGACGGAAAACTCCAATCGCGATCGGGGTGCAGCGACCGAGTTCAAGCATGGAACTCAACCCTTGGCCGGGACAGGCACTCACAACAAGCCAACACCGCTGTACATCAGTCGTGCTCAGGTGCGGTCGTTGACCATCCAGGGTGAACTACGACGAGTCAGCGTTGGGGACCAAAGCGTTTGCCGTGCACTCGCATCCGGATCAAATCAAATCAAGTTGATCGGTGCGGGCAATGGGGTGACACGGTTGGTCGTCTGGGCTGACACGGCGGATGCTTCGCCGACAAAGGTTCGCCATTTTGATATCCACGTTCAAGACGCGGTTGATGCCAGCGGTGATGCCGTCGGCGACAAAGTCAGCATGCTGAACCGAACGATTGGAGAAACGTTTCCTAGCAGCAACGTGCAGGTGCAACAGGAGGGCAACGATCTTGTCATCCGAGGCCATTGTACGAGCGAAGAGACGGCAAAGAAAATCGTTCGCATGGTTCGCAAGACCTGCTTGATTCCTGTTCGCGATGAACTCAACGTACGCTGA
- a CDS encoding TrmH family RNA methyltransferase yields the protein MSDSQPLVIRSHSNPTVRRLIRLRSNRTRRREKRLLVDGWRETRQAIDAGLELIGWFTCESTDSSVGADLPTSTRHLVSHSVMEKIAFGQSARGIVAEFSEPIRSLETLDLSENALVLVLDCLEKPGNIGAVFRSADAAGVEAVVLCGDGSDLYNPNAIRNSLGTVFRIPSATGSEKEVQHFLVSRGIRTIAARVESSQPLWHADLSGPLAIIMGSESKGLGDRWQSVAGQPIPGVRVPMFGEVDSLNVSVSAAVMLYEARRQRESRGD from the coding sequence ATGAGCGATTCGCAACCACTCGTGATTCGAAGCCACTCCAATCCGACGGTTCGACGATTGATTCGTTTAAGGAGCAATCGTACACGACGGCGAGAAAAACGTCTGCTTGTCGATGGATGGCGGGAAACGAGGCAAGCGATCGACGCGGGATTGGAATTGATCGGTTGGTTTACTTGCGAGTCGACCGATTCGTCGGTTGGGGCGGATTTGCCGACAAGCACACGGCACCTGGTTTCTCATTCGGTGATGGAAAAAATCGCGTTTGGTCAATCGGCTCGCGGCATCGTGGCTGAGTTTTCGGAGCCGATTCGGTCGCTTGAAACGCTCGATTTGTCAGAGAATGCTCTGGTTTTGGTCCTCGATTGTCTCGAGAAACCGGGAAACATTGGGGCGGTGTTTCGCAGCGCCGATGCGGCGGGTGTGGAGGCCGTGGTGCTCTGTGGTGACGGCAGTGACCTTTACAACCCCAATGCGATTCGAAACAGCCTAGGGACGGTTTTTCGCATTCCGAGTGCGACCGGCAGCGAAAAGGAGGTGCAGCACTTTTTGGTTTCTCGTGGCATCCGGACGATCGCCGCGCGGGTCGAATCTTCGCAGCCATTGTGGCATGCGGACCTCTCCGGCCCGCTCGCGATCATCATGGGAAGCGAGTCGAAGGGGCTCGGAGATCGTTGGCAATCGGTTGCGGGACAGCCGATTCCGGGGGTTCGCGTTCCGATGTTTGGTGAGGTGGACAGCCTCAATGTGTCGGTCTCAGCCGCGGTGATGCTGTACGAGGCCCGGCGGCAACGGGAATCTCGCGGAGATTAG
- a CDS encoding N-acetyltransferase has protein sequence MNERARLEGPLTCDGVASRRDQKEFLQVEREVNRGNPHWVPPIWSERRKIVGFKHHPFYDDADRQAFIARRGSRPVGRILAIVNHGHNRRYEEQRGFVGFFECFDDREAAAMLFDHAFDWLRQQGMTDVRGPVHPSLNYEVGLLVDGFDSPPTFLIPYNPEYYEKLYQESGFEKTQDLFSYEAHIDIIKDLDPKLKFVIDEATRRFKVNCRPLDRKHFKKDVRTFLEIYNRSLEKTWGYVPMSEAEIAEQSAGLKHLIVPELTSIAEIDGEPVGAGFGLLDYNQIISKIDGRLFPFGWLRLLTGKRKIDRLRLISTNVLPKYQKWGIGLVTLSRILPDAVDFGIQVGEFSWVLESNKLSRGTIERGGATRVKTHRLYDRSLD, from the coding sequence ATGAACGAACGAGCTCGACTTGAAGGCCCATTGACCTGTGACGGCGTCGCGTCGCGGCGAGACCAAAAGGAATTTTTGCAGGTCGAACGCGAAGTCAATCGCGGCAATCCCCACTGGGTTCCACCGATTTGGTCCGAACGACGCAAAATCGTCGGTTTTAAACACCATCCGTTCTATGACGATGCCGACCGCCAAGCCTTCATCGCCCGCCGAGGAAGCCGACCGGTGGGACGGATTTTGGCCATCGTCAACCATGGCCACAATCGGCGATACGAGGAACAACGTGGATTTGTTGGCTTTTTTGAGTGTTTTGACGACCGCGAGGCGGCCGCGATGCTATTTGATCATGCCTTCGATTGGCTTCGCCAACAAGGGATGACCGATGTGCGAGGCCCGGTCCACCCCAGCTTGAACTATGAAGTCGGACTCTTAGTCGATGGATTTGATTCACCACCAACGTTCCTGATCCCTTACAACCCCGAATACTACGAAAAGCTGTATCAAGAATCGGGCTTTGAAAAGACACAGGATCTCTTTAGCTACGAAGCCCATATCGACATCATTAAGGATTTGGATCCAAAGTTGAAGTTCGTGATCGACGAAGCGACTCGCCGATTCAAAGTGAATTGTCGCCCGCTCGATCGAAAGCACTTCAAAAAGGATGTCCGTACGTTCTTAGAGATTTACAATCGATCGCTTGAGAAAACGTGGGGCTACGTGCCGATGAGCGAAGCGGAAATCGCAGAGCAAAGCGCGGGATTGAAGCACTTGATTGTCCCCGAACTGACCAGCATCGCAGAGATTGACGGCGAGCCGGTCGGCGCCGGATTCGGGCTGCTCGATTACAACCAAATCATCTCAAAAATTGACGGACGGCTTTTTCCGTTCGGCTGGCTGAGGTTGCTAACCGGAAAACGCAAGATCGACCGGCTGCGGTTGATCAGCACCAACGTCCTCCCGAAATACCAGAAATGGGGAATCGGCCTGGTCACGCTATCGCGGATTTTGCCAGATGCGGTCGATTTCGGGATCCAAGTGGGTGAATTTTCCTGGGTTCTGGAGAGCAATAAGCTGTCGCGCGGCACCATCGAACGGGGCGGTGCGACACGGGTCAAAACCCACCGACTGTATGACCGATCCTTAGACTAG
- a CDS encoding porin, with product MRISKLAMIAMIACGMNAANAFGDQATDISQVSFCAAESCDCGEPVCGCEPMAPSCDSGSCDSGCDSAGCLDMGCLDMGCLGGECCLGDPWELFGSTDSGWSAGGWMQLGYHSNAIPLFNNRPDEVQLQQAWLYAEKAIDTSCGFDIGGRIDYLYGTDAQNTQAFGIDNNHWDNGWDNGSTDNGYGHAMPQLYAEAGYGDLSVKAGHFYTIIGWEVVQATGNFFYSHAYTMNNSEPFTHTGALATYNVNDNITAYGGYVLGWDSGFEDNGDAFLGGLSVGLSDDLTVTYASVGGVFQNNRAGGTDNYVKGYMQSIVADLALSDNLQYIFQTDYLTAEDRVGGTVAETFDINQYLIYTVSDCWAFGGRFEWYNEEGIYSAVGDSADIYALTLGANYKPHANVIVRPEIRWDWDSDEVAGLDGDSQTTFGIDSIFTF from the coding sequence ATGAGAATTAGCAAACTCGCAATGATTGCCATGATTGCTTGCGGCATGAACGCCGCAAACGCATTCGGCGACCAAGCAACCGACATTTCACAGGTTTCTTTCTGCGCCGCAGAAAGCTGCGATTGTGGCGAGCCGGTTTGTGGCTGTGAGCCGATGGCTCCGAGCTGTGACAGTGGAAGCTGCGACAGCGGATGCGATTCGGCCGGTTGCCTCGATATGGGCTGTTTGGATATGGGGTGCCTGGGGGGTGAATGCTGCCTCGGCGACCCGTGGGAATTGTTTGGATCGACCGACAGCGGCTGGTCGGCCGGTGGTTGGATGCAATTGGGATACCATAGCAACGCCATCCCACTATTCAACAACCGTCCTGACGAAGTGCAGCTGCAACAAGCTTGGCTGTACGCTGAGAAAGCAATTGACACGTCCTGCGGTTTCGACATCGGTGGACGAATCGATTACCTCTATGGTACCGACGCTCAAAATACCCAAGCGTTCGGAATCGATAACAATCACTGGGACAATGGCTGGGACAATGGTTCCACCGACAATGGCTATGGGCATGCGATGCCGCAGTTGTACGCCGAAGCCGGCTATGGCGATTTGTCGGTCAAAGCAGGACACTTCTACACCATCATCGGTTGGGAAGTTGTCCAAGCGACCGGTAACTTCTTCTACAGCCATGCCTATACGATGAACAACAGCGAGCCGTTTACGCACACCGGTGCCTTGGCAACGTACAACGTGAACGACAACATCACCGCTTACGGTGGATACGTTCTCGGTTGGGACAGCGGTTTCGAGGACAATGGCGATGCATTCTTGGGCGGGTTGTCGGTCGGACTCTCCGACGACTTGACGGTCACCTACGCATCCGTTGGCGGTGTTTTCCAGAACAACCGAGCCGGGGGAACCGACAACTACGTCAAGGGCTACATGCAGTCGATCGTCGCCGACTTGGCACTTTCGGATAACCTTCAGTACATCTTCCAAACCGACTATTTGACCGCGGAAGACCGTGTCGGCGGAACCGTTGCAGAAACGTTTGATATCAACCAGTACTTGATCTACACCGTCAGCGATTGCTGGGCATTCGGTGGTCGTTTCGAATGGTACAACGAAGAAGGTATTTACTCGGCAGTGGGTGACAGCGCGGACATCTACGCCTTGACCCTGGGTGCGAACTACAAGCCTCACGCCAACGTCATCGTTCGTCCTGAAATCCGTTGGGATTGGGACAGCGACGAAGTTGCCGGTCTTGATGGCGACAGCCAAACGACCTTCGGTATTGACTCGATCTTTACTTTCTAA
- the ftsY gene encoding signal recognition particle-docking protein FtsY has translation MAFWRSKKPESSENVDPAPSSGERSTEKSSTGLFAKMRSGLQKTRRTLNTDIRDLFKSEGRLVDDALLDDLFAKLIRTDMGTGPAETIRDDVATRLRGRVVQLEEVLETITEQTRSMLAQESTELQFADSPPTVILVVGVNGSGKTTSIGKLAYHLHNTGHKVVLGAGDTFRAAAVEQLTVWAGRIGCDIVTGNQGADPASVAYQTAQRAIETGADVVIIDTAGRLQTQTNLMQQLEKIRRVVENKVDGAPHEVLLVLDATAGQNAISQAKGFSEAAGCTGIVLAKLDGSAKGGVILPIREQFTLPVKFVGLGEKVEDIAPFDPDSFAKALFSE, from the coding sequence ATGGCGTTTTGGCGATCCAAGAAACCCGAGTCCTCGGAAAACGTTGATCCGGCACCAAGCTCCGGTGAGCGCAGCACAGAAAAGTCGTCGACAGGCCTCTTTGCCAAAATGCGTTCCGGGCTTCAGAAAACCCGCCGCACACTGAACACCGATATCCGCGACCTGTTCAAAAGTGAAGGCCGGTTAGTCGACGATGCGTTGCTGGACGATCTGTTTGCGAAGCTCATCCGTACCGATATGGGAACCGGGCCGGCAGAAACGATCCGTGATGATGTGGCAACGCGACTTCGCGGCCGAGTCGTCCAACTTGAGGAAGTGCTCGAGACGATCACCGAGCAAACACGCTCGATGTTGGCTCAGGAATCGACCGAGCTCCAATTCGCCGATTCGCCGCCGACGGTGATTTTAGTCGTCGGAGTCAACGGCAGCGGCAAAACCACTTCGATCGGCAAACTCGCGTACCACCTTCACAATACGGGCCACAAGGTGGTGCTCGGCGCCGGTGATACCTTTCGCGCCGCTGCGGTCGAACAGCTGACGGTTTGGGCCGGCCGGATCGGCTGCGACATTGTCACCGGGAATCAAGGCGCGGATCCGGCCAGCGTCGCCTATCAAACCGCCCAGCGCGCGATCGAAACCGGTGCCGACGTCGTCATCATCGACACCGCCGGCCGACTGCAAACGCAAACGAATCTCATGCAACAGCTTGAAAAGATTCGCCGCGTGGTGGAGAACAAAGTCGACGGGGCGCCGCACGAAGTCCTTTTGGTTCTCGACGCGACAGCCGGCCAAAACGCCATCAGCCAAGCCAAGGGGTTCAGCGAAGCTGCCGGCTGCACCGGGATCGTCTTGGCGAAACTGGATGGTTCGGCGAAGGGGGGAGTGATTTTACCCATTCGCGAGCAGTTCACGTTGCCCGTCAAGTTCGTCGGCCTTGGCGAAAAGGTCGAAGACATCGCACCGTTCGATCCCGATTCGTTCGCCAAAGCACTGTTCTCGGAATAA
- the miaE gene encoding tRNA-(ms[2]io[6]A)-hydroxylase, translating into MLHLKTASQKRWLAQVDENLDEVLIDHAHCERKAASTAMNLINAYTENRDLCHEMKQIVEEELEHFEMVLARLDARGIRFRRLAVGPYGRRLNQLVRPSEPHRAVDRLLVASLIEARSCERFSLLAEHIRDRDAELADFYESLFESEARHHSTYVRLAEHFAPRPTVRERLDQLSASESEIISDGSTLVRMHS; encoded by the coding sequence ATGTTGCATCTCAAAACCGCGTCTCAAAAACGCTGGCTTGCCCAAGTCGATGAGAATCTCGACGAAGTGCTGATCGATCATGCCCATTGTGAGCGGAAAGCCGCGTCGACCGCGATGAATCTGATCAATGCGTACACCGAAAACCGCGATCTCTGTCATGAGATGAAGCAAATTGTTGAAGAGGAGCTCGAGCATTTCGAAATGGTTCTGGCACGGTTGGACGCTCGGGGGATCCGGTTTCGTCGGCTTGCGGTTGGCCCTTACGGTCGACGACTAAACCAACTCGTCCGGCCTTCCGAACCGCATCGGGCTGTCGATCGGTTGTTGGTTGCATCCCTCATCGAAGCGAGGAGCTGTGAACGATTCAGTTTGCTCGCCGAACACATCCGTGACCGTGATGCCGAGCTTGCCGACTTTTACGAGAGCCTGTTTGAAAGCGAGGCTCGCCATCATTCGACCTACGTCCGGTTGGCCGAACACTTTGCGCCACGACCGACGGTCCGCGAGCGGTTAGACCAACTGTCCGCCTCGGAAAGCGAAATCATCAGTGACGGATCAACGCTTGTCAGAATGCACAGCTAA
- a CDS encoding ABC transporter permease, whose translation MKPTATMTRLIWKDAITIRPLMIAVVAGMLAFNLPAIAFNYVNWPGRWQVDLFMGLWILMPNLFAIGAPAMLVGTEEDSGTLNWLRTLPIAWQRVLRSKWIVGLLGLLLCWLFSSVVFSVILAWGTFESSAGFDEIGTLPGILFQLFFSVLLLLCGFVTAYFVRSPVAALLLMVPLIVALSFAATITGSILVNAIRYYELDVHWFNGIKLWSLIGVGIGYLAVVWVVGRWLGKRRMVGAERTFSLRLSNDFVRPYQPPRGLPGAESKPSRTKALLWQQWRQMAPVAIPLFSIALVSLLLFKLVPTRIHGTQGWLSGMAEFAPLFLSLAVIWLGGATFYGDAVRRRCAYFADRGISPTAVWWTRLAVPALFCLVVGGLMLIPSSSAAQQSDRSNDFQGSLLFAAALAGIFVVSQFASQITHRPVLGFLVAPVAVVLYYMFVAMTAVVYDLYAGAMALALPVLLFATWRMTPRWLEGRFGTGFYARAFGYAALALVLPWTLILASRVITTPAFDGEWRTAMFHKSEARLSVVEQNLEEHPPMEIDSQAYDYGLGQYPFTDLTDIKKRLEQELADEEGIGRHVSFPQLEFVARNLVDLQQNEGLSREESDDVQRMAMKTLAKWARASRELVLRYSVSSAVVSQIAEPAERLLVEQFHDGLGTPEQLGEIVAMIPDAELRKKSRELKLIQEWQAYQVAPWYRDPSGYQKSFLGQPVGVGVAWLPLERRRSDRFLDQAVKVTLDGLKNGLPAKASVAYERRRALWGQMVGPRWRKGGLTQVFSRFLDRWTLDHEMAIADLRARYPAN comes from the coding sequence ATGAAACCAACCGCAACGATGACTCGATTGATCTGGAAAGATGCGATCACGATCCGGCCGCTGATGATCGCGGTCGTGGCGGGGATGCTTGCCTTCAACCTGCCGGCGATCGCTTTCAACTACGTCAACTGGCCGGGGCGATGGCAAGTCGATCTCTTTATGGGGTTATGGATTTTGATGCCCAATCTATTCGCCATCGGAGCTCCGGCGATGTTAGTAGGAACCGAGGAAGACTCTGGCACGCTCAACTGGTTACGGACCCTACCGATCGCGTGGCAACGCGTGCTGCGTTCTAAATGGATCGTTGGTTTGCTGGGGCTGCTCCTTTGTTGGTTGTTCTCGTCGGTTGTCTTTTCGGTCATCCTCGCTTGGGGGACTTTCGAATCTTCCGCTGGGTTTGACGAAATCGGAACGTTGCCGGGAATCCTGTTCCAACTGTTCTTTAGCGTGTTGCTTCTGCTCTGCGGTTTTGTAACGGCCTACTTCGTTCGGTCCCCGGTGGCTGCGCTGCTTTTGATGGTACCGCTGATTGTGGCGCTTTCCTTTGCCGCAACCATCACGGGCAGTATCTTGGTCAATGCAATTCGGTATTACGAACTTGACGTGCATTGGTTCAATGGCATCAAACTATGGTCGCTCATTGGTGTTGGCATCGGCTACCTGGCAGTGGTGTGGGTGGTGGGGCGATGGTTGGGCAAGCGGCGAATGGTGGGCGCCGAGCGAACCTTTTCGCTCCGCTTGTCCAATGACTTCGTTCGCCCCTATCAACCGCCGCGCGGATTGCCGGGGGCGGAGTCGAAACCGTCGAGGACGAAGGCGTTGTTGTGGCAACAATGGCGGCAGATGGCGCCGGTGGCGATCCCGCTATTTTCGATTGCGCTCGTGTCGCTACTGCTTTTCAAGCTCGTCCCGACGCGGATTCATGGAACTCAAGGTTGGCTCTCTGGGATGGCCGAGTTTGCACCCCTGTTTTTGTCTCTTGCTGTCATTTGGCTGGGGGGGGCGACATTTTATGGCGATGCGGTTCGCCGGCGTTGTGCGTACTTTGCGGATCGTGGCATCTCACCGACCGCTGTGTGGTGGACGCGATTGGCGGTGCCGGCGCTGTTTTGCCTTGTCGTTGGGGGATTGATGCTGATTCCGTCTTCTTCCGCCGCGCAGCAAAGCGACCGCAGCAATGACTTCCAAGGCAGTTTGCTGTTTGCCGCAGCACTTGCCGGTATTTTCGTCGTCAGCCAATTTGCGTCGCAGATCACGCATCGTCCCGTGTTGGGTTTTCTGGTGGCTCCGGTGGCGGTGGTTCTCTACTACATGTTCGTGGCGATGACGGCTGTCGTCTATGACCTTTATGCTGGTGCGATGGCTCTTGCTCTACCGGTGCTTTTGTTTGCCACTTGGCGAATGACGCCACGCTGGCTCGAAGGACGTTTTGGAACAGGTTTCTACGCGCGGGCGTTTGGATATGCGGCCCTCGCCTTGGTCTTGCCCTGGACGTTGATCCTTGCTTCACGGGTGATCACGACGCCGGCATTCGATGGCGAATGGCGGACCGCGATGTTCCACAAAAGCGAGGCTCGGTTGAGCGTTGTGGAGCAGAACCTTGAAGAGCATCCGCCGATGGAGATTGACTCCCAGGCGTATGACTACGGCCTTGGGCAATACCCCTTTACCGATCTGACCGATATCAAGAAACGACTGGAACAGGAGTTGGCGGATGAGGAAGGAATCGGGCGTCACGTCAGCTTTCCGCAGCTTGAATTTGTTGCGAGAAATCTGGTGGATTTGCAGCAGAACGAGGGTCTGAGTCGGGAAGAATCAGACGACGTTCAGCGGATGGCGATGAAAACCCTTGCAAAATGGGCGCGAGCCAGTCGCGAACTCGTGCTGCGGTACAGCGTTTCTAGCGCCGTCGTGTCCCAAATTGCGGAGCCGGCGGAGAGGCTGTTGGTCGAACAGTTCCACGATGGACTGGGTACCCCCGAACAACTTGGCGAGATCGTCGCGATGATTCCGGATGCGGAATTGCGGAAGAAATCACGCGAGCTCAAGTTGATCCAAGAATGGCAAGCCTATCAGGTTGCGCCTTGGTATCGTGATCCATCTGGCTACCAAAAGTCATTCTTGGGGCAACCCGTCGGGGTTGGAGTCGCATGGTTGCCGCTGGAACGTCGGCGATCGGATCGATTTCTGGATCAAGCGGTGAAGGTGACACTGGATGGTCTGAAGAATGGGTTGCCCGCCAAGGCATCTGTCGCCTACGAACGACGGCGAGCCTTGTGGGGACAAATGGTGGGTCCTAGATGGAGAAAAGGGGGGCTGACCCAGGTGTTTAGCCGTTTTCTCGATCGTTGGACGCTGGATCATGAAATGGCGATCGCCGATCTTCGCGCGAGATATCCGGCCAATTGA
- a CDS encoding ABC transporter ATP-binding protein has protein sequence MESVISLKSVSKRFGQTIALEDVSIDIPAGVVFALLGENGAGKTTLIRILTGFLNPDSGDATVLGHPCDKAGLSIRQAIGYVSDSPALYEWMRPEEIGWFTSAFYDQGFLQRYQQLIVDFDVPGGVRLKNLSKGQRAKVALALATAHDPQLLILDEPTSGLDPMVRRQFLESMVDRAALGRTVLLSSHQINEVERVADWIGILHQGHLKLVEPLDELRSSTSIVTATLDDSCAVAALPAGKVLMESKNGRQLRWVVKGLSDDWKNSYGEDSGVTNLSAVPATLEEIFVAVCDSRASRPQIEVS, from the coding sequence ATGGAATCGGTGATTTCGCTCAAGTCGGTATCAAAACGTTTCGGTCAAACGATTGCACTCGAGGACGTCTCGATCGACATTCCTGCGGGGGTTGTTTTTGCCTTGCTCGGCGAAAACGGTGCGGGCAAAACGACCCTGATCCGAATTTTAACCGGCTTTTTGAATCCAGACTCGGGTGACGCGACCGTGCTTGGTCATCCGTGTGACAAAGCCGGTTTGTCCATTCGCCAAGCGATCGGTTATGTCTCGGACTCGCCGGCACTTTACGAATGGATGCGGCCAGAAGAAATCGGATGGTTCACGTCTGCCTTTTATGATCAGGGGTTCTTGCAGCGGTACCAGCAATTGATTGTCGATTTTGACGTTCCTGGCGGGGTGCGTCTGAAGAACCTCAGCAAAGGTCAGCGAGCGAAGGTGGCGTTGGCGCTCGCCACCGCCCACGATCCACAGCTGTTGATTTTGGATGAGCCGACGAGCGGGCTCGATCCGATGGTGCGTCGCCAATTCCTGGAATCGATGGTCGATCGAGCGGCACTCGGACGCACCGTGCTATTGAGTAGTCACCAAATCAACGAAGTCGAACGGGTAGCCGATTGGATTGGTATTCTGCATCAAGGCCATTTGAAACTGGTCGAACCGCTTGACGAGCTCCGCTCATCGACATCGATCGTTACGGCAACGTTGGACGACAGCTGTGCGGTGGCCGCCTTGCCAGCGGGCAAGGTGTTGATGGAGTCCAAGAACGGGCGGCAATTGCGCTGGGTCGTGAAGGGGCTGTCAGACGATTGGAAAAACAGCTACGGCGAAGACAGTGGTGTGACCAATTTGTCGGCTGTGCCAGCGACCTTGGAAGAGATCTTCGTCGCGGTCTGTGACTCACGTGCATCACGTCCGCAAATCGAAGTGAGCTAA
- a CDS encoding GntR family transcriptional regulator encodes MFFSIEPGGDVPIYEQIVRQVKLAVADGVLVGGQMVPSVRQLAGELAINPNTIARAYQQLQADLVLEPLRGRGMIVRRDSLARCTKARNSLVGDAVRRALADALGGGMTPEALRELFEAELHRQAESVNANGSNP; translated from the coding sequence ATGTTTTTCTCGATTGAGCCTGGTGGCGACGTCCCGATCTACGAGCAGATTGTTCGGCAAGTGAAGTTAGCCGTTGCCGATGGCGTCTTGGTGGGTGGCCAGATGGTGCCCAGCGTTCGGCAATTGGCTGGTGAGTTGGCGATCAATCCCAACACGATCGCTCGTGCTTATCAGCAGTTGCAAGCCGATTTGGTGCTTGAGCCGCTGCGCGGCCGTGGCATGATTGTCCGCCGCGATTCGCTGGCCCGTTGTACCAAGGCACGCAACTCTCTCGTTGGCGACGCTGTTCGCCGGGCGCTAGCCGACGCACTTGGTGGGGGGATGACGCCCGAGGCTTTACGTGAGCTGTTCGAAGCGGAGCTGCACCGGCAAGCCGAATCGGTCAATGCCAATGGCTCGAACCCGTAA